One window of the Granulicella arctica genome contains the following:
- a CDS encoding lipid-binding SYLF domain-containing protein: MFKKLIHAVCLSTALTVAATAADTQKLTDRITAAHAVLHELMATPDKGIPLEIASKATCVAVVPGFKKGAFLVGAQYGQGLLTCRTGHGWSAPVFIQMTGASFGFQAGGQSTDLVLIATNHNGFQRLLKDKVKLGGDVAAAAGPVGRNSQAATSVLANAELLSYSRSKGLFAGVDLTGDVVNQNQDDTRAYYGKDIPFETILTGGVPTPLSSRHFVKTVSEMFRVGRNR, encoded by the coding sequence ATGTTTAAGAAACTCATCCACGCAGTATGCCTGTCGACCGCTCTCACAGTCGCCGCCACCGCAGCCGACACCCAGAAGCTCACGGATCGCATCACTGCCGCACACGCCGTCCTCCATGAGCTGATGGCCACGCCCGATAAGGGCATTCCTTTAGAGATTGCATCGAAAGCAACCTGCGTCGCCGTCGTTCCCGGCTTCAAAAAGGGAGCCTTTCTAGTAGGCGCTCAGTACGGCCAGGGTCTCCTCACCTGCCGCACCGGCCACGGCTGGTCGGCGCCCGTCTTCATCCAGATGACCGGCGCAAGTTTCGGCTTCCAGGCAGGTGGTCAGTCCACCGACCTCGTCCTCATTGCCACCAACCACAACGGCTTCCAGCGTCTGCTCAAGGATAAAGTCAAGCTTGGAGGCGATGTCGCCGCTGCTGCCGGTCCCGTAGGCCGCAACTCCCAGGCTGCCACCTCTGTCCTCGCCAACGCTGAGCTTCTCTCATACTCCCGCAGCAAAGGTCTCTTCGCCGGCGTCGACCTCACTGGAGACGTGGTCAACCAGAACCAGGACGACACCCGCGCTTACTATGGCAAGGACATTCCCTTTGAAACCATCCTCACCGGGGGCGTTCCAACTCCACTCTCCTCCCGTCACTTCGTGAAGACCGTCTCCGAAATGTTCCGCGTTGGCCGCAATCGCTAG
- a CDS encoding RecQ family ATP-dependent DNA helicase codes for MTLETLLHQTFGFPAFRANQEAVCRAATNGRDVLLVMPTGAGKSLCYQLPAIARGGTALVISPLIALMDDQAAKLSALGLRVARIHSGLSREQAREACRDYLDGTLQFLFIAPERMRVPGFPQMLAKKKPALIAIDEAHCISAWGHDFRPDYRTLGEHLPMLRPAPIIALTATATPAVQRDIVAQLQLDVPELFIHGFRRDNLHIEVVEMSKPRRTEFVTKLLTKQENRPAIVYAPSRKSAEELASMLGGKAAAYHAGLEASVRERVQSGFQSGKVEVVVATIAFGMGIDKADVRTVVHIALPASVEAYYQEIGRAGRDGQPSRTVLLHSFADRKMHDFFLERDYPAATELARVAAVLTPDYTMPDMLRQRLKMDAATFDKAAEKLAAQGAAAFDIEGNVRSTGNTTWKSGYDAQLAFRRAQIDRMVAYAESSQCRMTALIQHFGDTADGLKPCGHCDFCSPEGATAQPFREPSPQEERHLRTILRTLSGGISRSTGKLHTDLALGPDRRQFDQYLDALARAGLLQLTQETFTNPAGEVIPYRKASLTHEGTLVEASGDALAALLRDSTSAAPSTSRKSTSAGARPSKTSLKAEREQTTAAYTPTQRSLDTSLRDWRKAEAAKTGKPAFIIFGDAVLHNIVEAQPQTLTDLLRINGIGPEKCDRYGAEILALTRTSSSRPAPKPPSSRPEQREVERPPHSARTTTAAPTKPETFTRTRAPQPEPEALTPTQQAIDQRLRDWRKSESEKMGLPQFFVLSASTLRSLVVEHPRTLPQLQKIPGIGMEKIDRFGPAILAVLNE; via the coding sequence ATGACCCTCGAGACCCTCCTCCACCAGACCTTCGGCTTCCCCGCCTTCCGCGCCAACCAGGAGGCCGTCTGCCGCGCCGCCACCAACGGTCGCGACGTCCTCCTCGTCATGCCCACAGGCGCCGGAAAGTCCCTCTGCTACCAGCTCCCCGCCATCGCCCGCGGAGGCACCGCGCTCGTCATCTCCCCGCTCATCGCCCTCATGGACGATCAGGCAGCCAAGCTCTCCGCCCTCGGCCTCCGCGTCGCCCGCATCCACTCCGGCCTCTCTCGCGAACAAGCCCGTGAGGCCTGCCGCGACTACCTCGACGGCACCCTCCAGTTCCTCTTCATCGCTCCCGAACGGATGCGCGTCCCTGGTTTTCCGCAGATGCTTGCCAAGAAGAAGCCGGCCCTCATTGCCATCGACGAAGCCCACTGCATCTCCGCCTGGGGACACGATTTCCGCCCCGACTACCGCACCCTCGGCGAACATCTCCCGATGCTCCGACCCGCCCCCATCATCGCCCTTACGGCCACCGCCACACCCGCAGTCCAGCGCGACATCGTCGCCCAGCTTCAACTCGACGTGCCCGAACTCTTCATCCACGGCTTCCGTCGCGACAACCTCCACATCGAGGTCGTCGAGATGTCGAAACCGCGCCGCACCGAGTTTGTAACCAAGTTGCTCACAAAGCAGGAAAACCGCCCCGCCATCGTCTACGCTCCCTCGCGCAAATCCGCCGAAGAGCTGGCCTCGATGCTAGGAGGCAAAGCCGCTGCATACCACGCAGGCCTCGAAGCCAGCGTCCGCGAGCGCGTTCAGAGCGGCTTCCAGTCAGGCAAGGTCGAAGTAGTCGTAGCCACGATCGCCTTCGGCATGGGCATCGACAAGGCCGACGTCCGCACTGTAGTCCACATCGCGCTCCCCGCCTCCGTCGAGGCCTACTACCAGGAGATCGGGCGTGCCGGTCGAGATGGTCAGCCAAGCAGAACCGTTCTCCTCCATTCCTTCGCCGACCGCAAGATGCACGACTTCTTCCTCGAGCGCGACTACCCCGCAGCCACCGAGCTCGCCCGCGTAGCCGCCGTCCTCACCCCCGACTACACCATGCCCGACATGCTCCGGCAGCGCCTCAAGATGGATGCCGCCACCTTCGACAAAGCCGCCGAAAAGCTCGCCGCACAAGGTGCCGCAGCCTTCGACATCGAGGGCAACGTCCGCTCGACCGGCAACACGACATGGAAGTCCGGCTACGACGCCCAACTCGCCTTCCGCCGCGCTCAGATCGACCGCATGGTCGCCTATGCCGAGTCATCCCAGTGCCGCATGACCGCCCTCATCCAGCACTTTGGCGACACCGCCGACGGTCTCAAACCCTGCGGCCACTGCGACTTCTGCAGCCCCGAAGGAGCCACCGCCCAGCCCTTCCGCGAGCCCAGCCCGCAGGAAGAACGCCACCTCCGCACCATCCTCCGCACCCTCTCCGGCGGCATCTCGCGCTCGACCGGCAAGCTCCACACCGACCTCGCCCTTGGCCCCGACCGCAGGCAGTTTGACCAGTATTTAGACGCCCTCGCCCGCGCCGGCCTCCTCCAACTCACCCAGGAGACCTTCACCAACCCCGCAGGCGAGGTCATCCCGTACCGCAAGGCCTCGCTCACCCACGAAGGCACCCTCGTCGAAGCCAGCGGCGACGCCCTTGCCGCCCTCCTCCGCGATAGCACCTCCGCCGCGCCGTCGACCAGCCGCAAGAGCACCTCCGCCGGCGCACGCCCCTCCAAAACCAGTCTCAAGGCCGAGCGTGAACAAACCACCGCCGCCTACACGCCCACGCAGAGATCCCTCGACACCAGCCTCCGCGACTGGCGCAAAGCCGAGGCCGCCAAGACCGGCAAACCCGCCTTCATCATCTTCGGCGACGCCGTCCTCCACAACATCGTCGAAGCCCAGCCCCAGACCCTCACCGACCTCCTCCGCATCAACGGCATAGGCCCCGAAAAATGCGACCGCTACGGAGCCGAAATCCTCGCCCTCACCCGCACCTCGTCCTCCAGACCCGCCCCCAAACCCCCGTCATCTCGACCAGAGCAACGCGAAGTGGAGAGACCCCCGCATTCAGCCCGCACCACCACCGCCGCTCCCACAAAACCCGAAACCTTCACCCGAACCCGAGCCCCACAACCCGAGCCCGAAGCCCTCACCCCCACCCAGCAGGCCATCGACCAGCGCCTCCGCGACTGGCGCAAGTCCGAATCCGAAAAGATGGGCCTCCCCCAGTTCTTCGTTCTCAGCGCCTCGACCCTACGCAGCCTCGTCGTCGAACACCCACGCACCCTCCCCCAACTCCAGAAGATCCCCGGCATAGGCATGGAAAAGATCGACCGCTTCGGCCCAGCCATCCTTGCAGTCCTGAACGAATAA
- a CDS encoding nuclear transport factor 2 family protein: MNRAEDLEVLLRFLEEQLLDPATRSNSEAVAALLADDFREFGSSGRIYTKQQIIEELAAESPRQISLTDFGCQLITSEVALLTYRSIRSTDTASVAALRSSLWIFRNNRWQMLFHQGTRI; encoded by the coding sequence ATGAACCGAGCCGAAGACCTCGAAGTCCTTCTCCGCTTCCTCGAAGAGCAGCTACTCGATCCAGCAACACGCAGCAACTCCGAAGCCGTTGCCGCGCTTCTTGCCGACGACTTCCGCGAGTTCGGTAGCTCAGGCCGCATCTACACGAAGCAGCAGATCATCGAAGAGCTGGCCGCAGAATCACCGCGGCAGATCAGCCTCACCGACTTCGGCTGTCAGCTCATCACATCCGAGGTTGCGCTGCTCACCTATCGCTCCATAAGAAGCACCGACACAGCTTCAGTCGCCGCGCTACGAAGCTCTCTCTGGATCTTCCGCAACAATCGCTGGCAAATGCTCTTCCACCAAGGCACGCGAATCTGA
- a CDS encoding VWA domain-containing protein — MGLLMLAVSVGAMGQDVEPQGPVTTLSVRSNLVLVPASVRTKNGEPVFTLKADDFFVTDDGVEQKVRLEEDTGDQPLALVVVVEIGDTPESKFAAYADLGTLLDSIVGGVQHKVAVVGFDSDADVIQPFTGDLDKVGHALQTMGTGDGGASTLDGLVMAVDLLKKQPPTYRRAILLISETVDRGSKAKLATALRAVSDTNTVIYSLGYSTTRATVKHEAEQMGGSSEAGPPHGCMGKYPDVDLEGNPLPPRADLKGQGSSENNKAIQAYDCLSTLAPPLRLAKAAVFAALNALKTNVPEAAAKISGGEYFKVEGDKRLQKDMVAISNRLPNRYFLSFTPTASHPGLHAIAVRLREERVGVKVEARSSYWENN; from the coding sequence ATGGGTCTGCTGATGCTTGCGGTTTCGGTTGGGGCGATGGGGCAGGATGTGGAGCCGCAGGGGCCTGTGACAACCTTGTCGGTGCGTTCGAACCTGGTGCTGGTGCCGGCCTCGGTGCGAACGAAGAATGGCGAGCCGGTGTTTACGTTGAAGGCGGACGACTTCTTTGTGACCGATGACGGTGTGGAGCAGAAGGTCCGGCTTGAGGAAGATACCGGGGACCAGCCGCTGGCGCTGGTGGTCGTGGTTGAGATTGGGGACACGCCGGAGAGCAAGTTTGCAGCCTATGCGGACCTGGGTACGCTGCTGGATTCGATTGTGGGCGGAGTTCAGCACAAGGTCGCGGTGGTGGGGTTCGATAGCGATGCCGATGTGATCCAGCCCTTTACTGGCGATCTGGATAAGGTGGGGCACGCGTTGCAGACGATGGGGACGGGGGATGGTGGGGCGTCCACGCTTGATGGGTTGGTGATGGCGGTGGACCTGCTGAAGAAACAGCCGCCGACGTATCGCCGGGCGATTCTGCTGATCTCGGAGACGGTGGATCGCGGGAGCAAGGCGAAGCTGGCTACGGCTCTGCGGGCGGTGAGTGATACCAATACGGTGATCTACAGCCTTGGGTACTCAACGACGCGGGCTACGGTGAAGCATGAGGCGGAGCAGATGGGCGGGTCGAGTGAAGCGGGGCCGCCGCATGGGTGCATGGGGAAGTATCCGGATGTGGATCTTGAGGGAAACCCGCTGCCGCCGCGTGCTGATCTGAAGGGTCAGGGGTCTTCTGAGAACAACAAGGCCATCCAGGCGTATGACTGCCTGAGCACGCTGGCTCCGCCGTTACGACTGGCGAAGGCAGCGGTGTTTGCCGCGCTGAATGCGCTGAAGACGAATGTGCCGGAGGCTGCAGCGAAGATCAGCGGCGGCGAGTACTTCAAGGTCGAGGGCGATAAGCGGCTTCAGAAGGATATGGTGGCTATTTCGAATCGGCTGCCAAATCGTTACTTCCTTAGCTTTACCCCTACGGCTTCGCATCCAGGGCTTCATGCCATTGCGGTGCGGCTGCGCGAGGAGCGGGTTGGGGTGAAGGTGGAGGCTCGGAGTAGTTACTGGGAGAACAATTAG
- the pdxT gene encoding pyridoxal 5'-phosphate synthase glutaminase subunit PdxT, protein MHSSTTPPTIGVLALQGAFDAHAKALTSLGATVRLVRNPEDLADLDGLIMPGGESTTMLKFLERGSFFDTLATFVKEKPTFGTCAGAILLATHVEHPAQRSLCALDITVERNAYGRQNDSTILDVQTEIPGGPLEMVYIRAPRITRTGANVETLANRDGFATLVRQGHLLAATFHPELSADTRVHQLFLDMVAQQPR, encoded by the coding sequence ATGCATAGCTCGACGACTCCCCCAACCATCGGCGTCCTCGCTCTCCAAGGCGCCTTCGATGCTCACGCCAAAGCTCTAACCTCCCTTGGCGCAACCGTCCGCCTCGTTCGCAACCCAGAAGATCTCGCTGATCTCGACGGCCTCATCATGCCTGGCGGCGAATCAACCACCATGCTCAAATTCCTCGAGCGCGGCAGCTTCTTCGACACCCTCGCAACCTTCGTCAAGGAAAAACCGACCTTCGGCACCTGCGCCGGTGCAATCCTCCTCGCCACGCACGTTGAACATCCCGCGCAGCGGTCCCTCTGCGCCCTCGACATCACGGTCGAGCGAAACGCCTACGGTCGCCAGAATGACTCCACCATCCTCGACGTCCAGACCGAGATTCCTGGCGGACCACTCGAAATGGTTTACATCCGTGCTCCAAGAATCACGCGAACCGGCGCCAACGTTGAAACTCTCGCCAACCGCGACGGCTTCGCCACCCTCGTCCGTCAAGGCCATCTGCTCGCTGCCACCTTTCACCCGGAACTCTCCGCCGACACGCGCGTGCATCAACTCTTCCTCGACATGGTCGCCCAACAACCACGATGA
- a CDS encoding tannase/feruloyl esterase family alpha/beta hydrolase — protein MHKLLIAFAILTAAAQAQKPEACTNLLHLTIPNTRILTAEPIDPAQALPGDIPAAAKVVPPFCRVTAQLTPSADSDIRMEIWLPLTWNGLFRGQGNGGFAGAIDRNGLARAANQGYATAATDTGHTGSATDATWALHHPEKVIDFGYRAIHEMTVTSQAILQSFYGTPAKHTFFAACSDGGREALMEAQRFPADYDGIIAGAPAYNWTALLTNSLASAKAFTLTPASYIPAEKLPAISAAVLNACDANDGLKDGILNDPRTCHFDPNKLLCKKANGNACLTRPQIKTLQALYAGAHAADGSPIEPGYLPGAETGPGGWTDWITGKALGQAGIFSYGQGFFANMVYSDPAWDFKAVTVDAAYQKAQQLGAPAINATDPNLTPFFTRGGKLILYHGWNDPAIPATGTIDYVTQMTAATPEANASTRLYMVPGMQHCAGGPGATSFGQFGWFPSATPDDPQHDISLALEQWVQTSTPPETLIATHYEAAPGTSPPTLTRPLCAYPQSAKYNGTGDPNTAASFTCSQAK, from the coding sequence GTGCACAAGCTTCTTATCGCCTTCGCTATCCTCACCGCCGCAGCCCAGGCCCAGAAACCCGAAGCTTGCACGAATCTCCTGCACCTCACCATTCCCAACACCAGGATCCTGACCGCCGAACCGATCGATCCAGCTCAGGCTCTCCCTGGCGACATACCAGCCGCCGCGAAGGTCGTTCCACCCTTCTGCCGAGTCACCGCTCAGCTCACACCATCCGCCGATTCCGATATCAGGATGGAAATCTGGCTCCCCCTCACCTGGAACGGCCTCTTCCGGGGTCAGGGCAACGGAGGCTTCGCCGGAGCCATCGACCGCAACGGCCTCGCCCGCGCCGCCAACCAGGGCTACGCCACCGCAGCCACCGACACCGGCCACACCGGCTCCGCGACCGACGCCACATGGGCCCTCCACCATCCCGAGAAGGTCATCGACTTCGGCTACCGCGCCATCCACGAGATGACCGTCACCTCGCAGGCCATCCTGCAATCCTTCTACGGCACACCCGCCAAACACACCTTCTTCGCCGCCTGCTCCGACGGCGGTCGCGAAGCCCTCATGGAAGCCCAGCGCTTCCCCGCCGACTACGACGGCATCATCGCCGGAGCGCCCGCCTACAACTGGACCGCCCTGCTCACCAACTCCCTCGCCTCCGCCAAAGCCTTCACCCTTACTCCCGCCAGCTACATTCCCGCCGAGAAACTCCCCGCCATCAGCGCCGCCGTCCTTAACGCCTGCGACGCTAACGACGGCCTCAAAGACGGCATCCTCAACGACCCCCGCACCTGCCACTTCGACCCGAACAAACTCCTCTGTAAGAAGGCCAACGGTAACGCCTGCCTCACCCGTCCCCAGATCAAAACCCTGCAAGCCCTCTATGCCGGAGCCCACGCAGCAGATGGCTCGCCCATCGAGCCCGGCTACCTCCCCGGCGCGGAGACGGGACCCGGCGGCTGGACAGACTGGATCACCGGCAAAGCCCTTGGACAGGCAGGCATCTTCTCCTACGGCCAGGGCTTCTTCGCAAACATGGTCTACAGCGACCCGGCATGGGACTTCAAAGCCGTCACCGTAGACGCCGCCTACCAGAAGGCGCAGCAACTCGGCGCACCCGCCATCAACGCCACCGACCCCAACCTCACACCGTTCTTCACGCGCGGCGGCAAACTCATCCTCTATCACGGCTGGAACGACCCAGCGATCCCCGCCACGGGCACCATCGACTACGTCACCCAGATGACCGCCGCAACCCCCGAAGCCAACGCCTCAACCCGCCTCTACATGGTGCCTGGCATGCAGCACTGCGCCGGAGGCCCCGGCGCGACCTCATTTGGCCAGTTCGGCTGGTTCCCCTCCGCCACCCCCGACGACCCGCAGCACGACATCAGCCTAGCCCTCGAGCAGTGGGTCCAAACCTCCACCCCACCCGAAACCCTCATCGCCACCCACTACGAAGCCGCCCCCGGCACCAGCCCCCCAACCCTCACCCGCCCCCTCTGCGCCTACCCACAATCCGCAAAGTACAACGGCACCGGCGACCCGAACACTGCCGCCAGCTTCACGTGCAGCCAAGCAAAGTGA
- the pdxS gene encoding pyridoxal 5'-phosphate synthase lyase subunit PdxS, giving the protein MADPTSNGNGNYGTSPTGLRLKVGLAEMLKGGVIMDVMNVEQARISEEAGAIAVMALERVPAMIRAEGGVARMASPKLIKEIMAASSIPVMAKARIGHFAEAQILQQLGVDFIDESEVLTPADEVYHIDKHAFTTPFVCGARNLGEALRRIAEGAAMIRTKGEPGTGDVVHAVQHMRQIVREIRALTVLGDEELYNAAKVHGAPYELVRMVAKAGKLPVPNFSAGGIATPADAALMMQLGAETVFVGSGIFMKEGATPLDIEHNTADRAEAVSRAKAIVLATAHFNDPKILAEAAEAVTGSMKGLAAAAIEEKNLMQTRGW; this is encoded by the coding sequence ATGGCTGACCCCACCTCAAACGGCAACGGTAACTACGGCACCTCACCCACAGGCTTACGCCTCAAGGTCGGTCTCGCCGAAATGCTCAAAGGCGGCGTCATCATGGACGTCATGAATGTCGAGCAGGCCCGCATCTCCGAAGAAGCCGGAGCCATCGCTGTCATGGCGCTCGAGCGCGTCCCCGCCATGATCCGTGCCGAAGGCGGCGTCGCCCGCATGGCCAGCCCCAAGCTCATCAAGGAGATCATGGCCGCCTCCTCCATCCCCGTGATGGCCAAGGCCCGCATCGGACACTTTGCCGAAGCCCAGATCCTGCAGCAACTCGGCGTCGACTTCATCGACGAGTCCGAGGTCCTCACCCCTGCCGATGAGGTCTACCACATCGACAAGCACGCCTTCACCACCCCCTTCGTCTGCGGAGCCCGCAACCTCGGCGAAGCGCTCCGCCGCATCGCCGAAGGTGCAGCTATGATCCGCACCAAGGGTGAGCCCGGTACGGGCGACGTTGTCCACGCCGTCCAGCACATGCGTCAGATCGTCCGCGAGATCCGCGCCCTCACCGTGCTTGGTGACGAAGAACTCTACAACGCCGCCAAGGTACACGGCGCACCCTACGAACTCGTCCGCATGGTCGCCAAGGCTGGAAAGCTCCCTGTTCCCAACTTCTCCGCTGGCGGCATAGCCACCCCGGCTGACGCAGCCCTCATGATGCAGCTTGGCGCCGAGACTGTCTTCGTCGGCTCCGGCATCTTCATGAAGGAGGGCGCGACCCCGCTCGATATCGAGCACAATACCGCCGACCGTGCCGAAGCCGTCTCCCGCGCCAAGGCCATCGTCCTCGCCACTGCTCACTTCAACGATCCGAAGATTCTCGCCGAAGCCGCCGAAGCTGTTACCGGTTCCATGAAGGGTCTCGCCGCAGCAGCCATCGAAGAAAAGAACCTCATGCAGACTCGAGGCTGGTAA
- a CDS encoding energy transducer TonB, whose translation MRSYDRSKWVRVSFSVTLHLVILAALVHTRKMWVAPMLMPGDAHGSRMVLTYLPGQGAVSGQMPVKAAVTKVAPKTALDKAPLPAKTQVAAAAVVSPPSAHPNGVSGDDAFGSGNVNIALVRSFPTPKPDLSRLPRGTVGDVVVDIVIDADGKVSSLTTTKGLGFGVDEVVVATVQQWVFQPATKDGKPVASEQELHFHYERA comes from the coding sequence ATGCGATCTTACGACCGTTCCAAGTGGGTGAGGGTGTCCTTTTCCGTGACGCTTCACCTAGTGATTCTTGCGGCGCTGGTGCATACGCGGAAGATGTGGGTCGCACCGATGCTGATGCCGGGTGATGCGCATGGGTCGCGGATGGTGCTGACATATCTGCCGGGGCAGGGTGCTGTTTCGGGGCAGATGCCGGTGAAGGCTGCGGTGACTAAGGTTGCGCCGAAGACTGCGCTCGATAAGGCTCCGCTGCCGGCTAAGACCCAGGTTGCCGCTGCTGCTGTGGTCTCGCCGCCGAGTGCGCACCCGAATGGGGTTTCAGGGGATGACGCGTTTGGGAGTGGAAACGTGAATATTGCCTTGGTGCGGAGTTTCCCTACGCCGAAGCCGGATTTATCGCGGTTGCCCCGGGGAACTGTTGGGGATGTGGTCGTGGATATCGTGATCGATGCGGATGGAAAAGTTTCAAGCCTGACGACTACCAAGGGACTGGGCTTTGGGGTGGACGAGGTTGTGGTGGCTACGGTGCAGCAATGGGTATTTCAGCCGGCTACGAAGGATGGAAAGCCTGTTGCCAGTGAGCAGGAATTGCACTTCCATTATGAGCGGGCGTAA
- a CDS encoding NADPH:quinone reductase: MKAAYYSTKGPARDVLIVGEQPDPVPQAGEVLVRIARSGVNPSDVKSRSGSSNPAMEFPRVIPHSDGAGTIEAVGQGVSAQLVGQRVWTINGQWKRPFGTAAELIALPENQVAPLPETLSMETGASLGIPLLTAWYAVHTCGGLLGKTVLVYGATGAVGSYATQLAALSGGRVIGVASSTERCQLASRLGAEQVINRSEQDVVAAVREITDGKGVDVIIEVDAAANASNYGELLKFGGNVVIYGSGAAVIELPFRPMIVNSANLHFFIVYNLPILVRKTAIDVLTPLLQRGALQHPLVEVFPLTEIAKAHERVESGAYAKILVDTSR; encoded by the coding sequence ATGAAAGCTGCCTACTACTCCACAAAAGGCCCTGCCCGCGACGTTCTCATCGTCGGTGAGCAGCCTGATCCTGTCCCGCAAGCTGGCGAAGTCCTGGTACGCATCGCACGTTCGGGCGTAAATCCGTCCGACGTCAAATCACGTTCGGGCAGCTCAAATCCTGCGATGGAGTTCCCTCGCGTCATTCCCCACAGCGATGGCGCTGGCACCATCGAAGCAGTCGGGCAAGGGGTTTCGGCGCAATTGGTCGGACAGCGAGTCTGGACAATTAACGGGCAGTGGAAGCGCCCGTTCGGTACCGCGGCCGAACTGATCGCCCTGCCGGAGAACCAGGTCGCGCCTCTCCCTGAAACCCTTTCGATGGAGACAGGTGCCTCCCTTGGTATTCCTCTCCTGACAGCCTGGTACGCGGTCCACACCTGCGGCGGCCTTCTCGGGAAGACAGTTCTTGTCTACGGGGCGACCGGCGCAGTGGGTAGCTATGCAACGCAACTTGCCGCGCTCTCGGGCGGGAGAGTCATCGGTGTCGCGAGTAGCACAGAACGATGCCAACTCGCCTCCCGGCTCGGAGCCGAGCAGGTCATCAATCGGAGTGAGCAGGATGTGGTCGCTGCGGTGCGTGAGATCACGGACGGCAAAGGCGTGGACGTCATCATTGAAGTGGACGCAGCAGCAAATGCCAGCAACTATGGAGAACTGCTGAAGTTCGGCGGTAATGTCGTCATCTACGGATCGGGTGCCGCCGTGATCGAGCTTCCCTTCAGACCCATGATTGTGAACTCCGCCAATCTGCACTTCTTCATCGTCTATAACCTGCCCATTCTCGTGCGGAAGACCGCCATCGACGTCCTCACCCCTCTATTGCAACGAGGTGCACTGCAACATCCGCTGGTTGAAGTCTTTCCTTTAACGGAGATTGCGAAGGCTCATGAACGCGTCGAGTCCGGCGCGTATGCAAAGATCCTTGTCGACACGTCAAGGTAA
- a CDS encoding PaaI family thioesterase, protein MSIPEEARHLPPAMDTLTDHGDATLDERATNCFGCGLTNPQGLHLKFAIDYEAVTATAPVNLTRLHEGPPGHIHGGIIATLLDEAMSKLNRPLNVLAMTRNMQVDYLRPSPLNQPLTVTSRHLRREGRKLYHHAELANAEGTILAQATGLFIAIDPSHIKA, encoded by the coding sequence ATGTCGATTCCCGAAGAAGCCCGCCATCTCCCACCTGCAATGGACACGCTCACCGATCACGGCGATGCCACCCTCGACGAGCGTGCCACCAACTGCTTCGGCTGCGGCCTCACCAACCCGCAGGGCCTTCACCTGAAGTTCGCAATCGACTACGAGGCAGTAACCGCCACCGCGCCAGTCAACCTCACCCGCCTCCACGAAGGCCCGCCCGGTCACATCCACGGCGGCATCATCGCCACGCTCCTCGACGAGGCCATGAGCAAGCTGAACCGCCCGCTCAACGTTCTCGCCATGACCCGCAACATGCAGGTCGATTACCTCCGCCCGTCACCCCTCAACCAGCCCCTAACCGTCACCAGCCGCCACCTCCGCCGCGAAGGTCGCAAGCTCTACCACCACGCCGAACTCGCCAACGCCGAGGGCACCATCCTCGCCCAGGCCACCGGCCTCTTCATCGCCATCGACCCCAGCCACATCAAAGCTTAG
- a CDS encoding glycosyltransferase, with protein MTAELTIVIPAKNEAEMLPKLLRSLCRQDYPLMRETQVLVADAGSTDGTVELALGFGDRLAIEVVAGGLPSVGRNVGARLATTKYVLFLDADVELSEPTLLRRAMGAMRRRDLHLATTNIACRHGGFFDDALYMGNNLMQRIGSQLKPFATGMFMLFEREAFWRLGGFNERALFAEDYLLSKGVARDRFRIVKGKVLTTNRRFQKLGHGRMVFMFFQTMAHSWDDDYFFRDRGYWGAG; from the coding sequence ATGACGGCTGAACTAACGATAGTGATTCCTGCGAAGAACGAGGCGGAGATGCTGCCGAAGCTGCTGCGGTCGCTGTGCCGGCAGGACTATCCCCTGATGCGGGAGACGCAGGTGCTCGTCGCGGATGCGGGCTCGACGGATGGGACAGTCGAGCTGGCGCTGGGGTTTGGGGATCGGTTGGCGATTGAGGTGGTTGCTGGCGGGCTGCCTTCCGTGGGCCGGAACGTCGGGGCACGGCTGGCAACAACGAAATATGTGCTGTTTCTGGATGCGGATGTGGAGCTGAGTGAGCCGACGCTGCTGCGGCGGGCGATGGGGGCAATGCGGCGACGGGATCTGCATCTCGCGACGACAAACATTGCATGCAGGCATGGTGGCTTCTTCGACGATGCGCTGTATATGGGGAACAACCTGATGCAGCGGATCGGGTCGCAGCTGAAGCCGTTCGCTACGGGGATGTTCATGCTGTTCGAGCGCGAGGCGTTCTGGCGGCTGGGCGGGTTCAACGAGCGGGCGCTGTTTGCTGAAGACTATTTGCTGTCGAAGGGTGTGGCGCGGGATCGTTTTCGGATCGTCAAGGGGAAGGTGCTGACGACCAACAGGCGGTTCCAGAAGCTGGGACATGGGCGGATGGTGTTCATGTTCTTCCAGACGATGGCGCATAGCTGGGATGACGACTATTTCTTTCGGGATCGCGGGTATTGGGGGGCGGGCTAA